The Pontibacter pudoricolor genome contains a region encoding:
- a CDS encoding ATP-binding protein, translated as MIPIYSQKNRIKFIVVIIALIIGAATITYTNILVSKLSEREQELVQLYAKGLRYMISAPSDDNIVFIEEEILSANTTVPVILTDEKENILDSKNIDIPENIADDPAKVNELLQRQIKKMKAQHAPIVVPWAEGSVNYVFYKDSDLLSQLRYYPYVQLMVIACFALMAYFAFSYSRKAEQNRVWVGLAKETAHQLGTPLSSLMAWYEYMKVSPKFENEPIVAELWKDIRRLEVITERFSNIGSVPLLRDENIYQVTQNAINYLQNRISRKVEMEVVSTFSPDITAKINVPLFDWVIENICKNAVDAMEGRGSLTLKLLLLGKSNIAIDITDTGKGIPKSKVDSVFLPGYTTKKRGWGLGLALAKRIIDNYHRGRLYVKSSEVGKGTTFRIVLNR; from the coding sequence ATGATACCCATCTATTCTCAGAAAAACAGAATAAAGTTTATAGTTGTAATAATAGCGCTCATAATAGGGGCAGCAACTATAACATATACCAATATTCTGGTAAGTAAGTTATCTGAGCGGGAGCAGGAGCTGGTGCAACTATACGCCAAAGGGCTGCGCTACATGATCAGTGCTCCTTCCGACGACAACATTGTCTTTATAGAAGAAGAAATCCTTTCGGCCAACACAACCGTGCCCGTTATACTTACTGACGAAAAAGAGAACATCCTCGACTCTAAAAACATTGATATACCGGAAAACATTGCAGATGATCCTGCAAAGGTAAATGAGCTGCTCCAGCGGCAGATCAAAAAAATGAAAGCCCAGCATGCACCTATAGTTGTGCCCTGGGCAGAAGGCTCGGTTAATTATGTTTTTTATAAAGACTCAGACCTGCTTTCTCAGCTGCGTTACTACCCGTATGTGCAGCTGATGGTGATTGCCTGCTTTGCGCTGATGGCTTACTTTGCATTTAGTTATTCGCGTAAGGCAGAGCAGAACAGGGTTTGGGTTGGACTTGCAAAAGAAACTGCACACCAACTGGGCACGCCGTTATCGTCGCTGATGGCATGGTATGAGTACATGAAGGTTAGCCCAAAGTTTGAGAACGAACCTATAGTTGCCGAACTATGGAAAGATATAAGAAGGCTGGAAGTTATTACCGAGCGCTTCTCGAACATTGGCTCAGTGCCGCTGCTCCGCGACGAAAATATTTACCAGGTAACACAGAACGCGATTAACTATCTGCAGAACAGGATTTCGCGGAAAGTGGAGATGGAGGTTGTTTCTACATTTTCGCCAGATATTACCGCAAAGATCAATGTGCCGCTTTTTGATTGGGTAATTGAGAACATCTGCAAGAATGCTGTGGATGCCATGGAAGGAAGAGGGAGTTTAACCCTAAAGCTACTGTTACTCGGCAAAAGCAACATTGCTATTGATATTACAGACACCGGCAAGGGCATCCCTAAAAGTAAAGTAGACTCGGTCTTTCTGCCTGGTTATACAACTAAAAAACGGGGCTGGGGTTTAGGCCTGGCACTCGCCAAACGCATTATCGATAACTACCACCGCGGCAGGCTCTATGTTAAGTCGTCTGAGGTGGGTAAAGGCACTACGTTTCGGATTGTGCTGAACAGGTAG
- the hemA gene encoding glutamyl-tRNA reductase, with amino-acid sequence MLQNFKAISLSYKKAPLDIRELIALDENSCRQFLQTLKDFIQATDILVLSTCNRTEVYYNSDTDFSQEIVKLLGITKGINNISSYFDYFTILNEHNDAVQHLFDVSMGLESQVVGDMQISNQAKQAYQWSADNDTAGPFLHRLMHTIFFTNKRVVQETSFRDGAASTSYAAVELIEELTADISDPKILVVGLGEIGADVCRNLKDSSFTDVKITNRTLTKAQHLAEECNMQVLPFEDIVQGLKEADVIISSVARETPFFTKEMIKRLDTLTFKFFIDLSVPRSVESDVETIPGVLLYNIDTIQNKASEALQQRINSIPKVKAIIAESIEQFNDWSKEMVVSPTINKLKNALESIRQEEIARYVKKLNPDEVKHIDNITKSMMQKIIKLPVLQLKAACKRGEAETLIDLLNDLFNLENQSEEIQL; translated from the coding sequence ATGCTACAGAATTTTAAAGCAATCAGCCTGTCTTATAAGAAAGCGCCGCTGGATATCAGGGAACTGATTGCCTTAGATGAAAACTCATGCAGACAATTCCTTCAGACGCTCAAGGACTTTATCCAGGCGACTGATATACTGGTCCTTTCTACCTGCAACCGCACCGAAGTTTATTATAACTCCGATACCGACTTTAGCCAGGAGATTGTAAAGCTACTTGGCATTACAAAAGGTATCAACAACATATCCAGCTATTTCGATTATTTCACCATCCTGAACGAGCACAACGATGCGGTACAGCATTTGTTTGATGTTTCGATGGGTTTGGAGTCGCAGGTAGTTGGCGATATGCAGATATCTAACCAGGCAAAACAGGCGTACCAGTGGTCTGCAGATAACGATACGGCCGGCCCGTTCCTGCATCGCCTGATGCACACCATCTTCTTCACCAACAAGCGCGTAGTACAGGAAACTTCCTTCCGTGATGGCGCTGCATCTACTTCGTATGCCGCTGTAGAGTTAATAGAAGAACTGACTGCTGATATATCTGACCCGAAGATTTTAGTTGTTGGCTTAGGCGAAATTGGCGCCGATGTGTGCCGCAACCTGAAAGACAGCAGTTTTACCGACGTTAAAATTACCAACCGCACCCTTACCAAGGCACAGCACCTGGCCGAAGAGTGTAACATGCAGGTACTTCCATTTGAAGATATAGTGCAGGGATTGAAGGAAGCTGATGTGATCATCTCTTCGGTTGCCCGCGAAACCCCATTCTTCACAAAAGAAATGATCAAGCGCCTGGACACGCTAACGTTCAAGTTCTTTATCGACCTGTCGGTGCCGCGCAGTGTGGAGTCTGATGTGGAAACTATACCGGGTGTGTTGCTCTATAACATAGATACCATCCAGAACAAAGCATCTGAAGCACTGCAGCAGCGTATCAATTCAATACCTAAAGTTAAAGCGATCATTGCGGAGTCTATCGAGCAGTTCAACGACTGGTCGAAAGAGATGGTAGTGTCGCCAACTATAAATAAACTGAAGAATGCACTCGAAAGTATTCGCCAGGAAGAAATAGCGCGTTACGTTAAAAAGCTGAACCCTGATGAAGTAAAGCACATAGATAACATTACAAAATCTATGATGCAGAAGATAATTAAGTTGCCGGTATTGCAGTTAAAAGCTGCCTGTAAGCGTGGCGAGGCCGAAACACTTATCGATCTACTGAACGACCTTTTCAACCTCGAAAATCAATCTGAAGAGATTCAATTATAA